Genomic DNA from Niabella ginsenosidivorans:
TGCAAGATTCTTTTTATACCGGTCAATCATTTCTGCTACACCTGCGCGTTGCCGGAACTCGCTTGTTTCCGGCTGGTGGAACAATGCTTCCGGAAGCATATCATAGAATCCCGGCCGAGACAGTTTTACCTCAATGAAAGTGCGGTACCAGTCATCTTCAATAACAGTGGCATCAAAAATATCCTTTACAAACTCCCTGTAAAAAAAACCACTGTTCCTTACCACATGGCTCTGCTCGGGAAAGCCGTTTTCCAGGGCGTGATTCAGTAAGACCTCTGCCCTGATATCGGTATCCCTTTCCTGCAACAACTGCGACAGATAATATATTTTTTCTTCCTTCTTCATTATTTAAAAGCCTGGCGCCTCTTTTATAAACACCCTGTAAGGGATAAAAGCCATTGACCGTTCTGTTAGCTGTGCCGCTAATTCCTTTTCCCACTGTGCGATCTCTCCTTTTTCCTGCGCTTCAATAAATTCTTTTCTTCTCAGGGCAACAGTAACATCAATTGTTTTCATAAAGCCCTTGGTCGTTTCAGGTGAAACCATAAAACCTTTTTCCACTTTTACTTCCTGCACCATGTTGCCCAAAAATAATTTGCAGTAAAGAATGATGTCATTCCTGCTCATGACCCGGTCTTTGGAAAGCAGCGCATATTTATAGGCCACCACACTGTCCGTCTGGCTCAGCCTGTTTTTACCGTTCTGCGTATTGGTCAGCAAGAACACGGAAGAGTGATTGACGGAGCCCGTTTTATAAGGCTGCAGGCGTGTGCCCGGCCGCAAGCCATTAGCTGCATACCCATTGGTGCTCCAGTATTCTATGTATAAAAACCGGGAATGGGTTTGCTTCTGGTTCCTTATCATCAGATAAGGGGTATATGCAGACTGATTGCCTGTATTTTCGCCAACCAACTGCTCTATTTTTGTAATGGATTGCTGCAGGGTTTTTATTTCCTGGGAAATAAGATCTTTACCCAGCTTTGAGAATGCTGCGCTTTCATCCCGCAGCAATTGCACAAGGTTTTCAATAACAACAGTGGCATCCCGTTCATCAAAACGGCCGGCACCGCCGTTACGGAGCAGAATGCTCATTTTGCCGGCATCCTCTTCCGTATTCTGCCGGGTATGCAGAAAACGGCCTGTTTCATCTGTAATTTCACCCAGATCATAGAACTGGTCATCGCCGGTAAGCAGCGGAATAACGTTGATCATTTCCTGAACGCGGTAGGTAATTTCATGCAACCGCCTGTTTACAACAGGAAAACAATTAGAAAAAACACTTACGTCTTCCAGCATCGTGCTGGTGATATTTTCCGGAAAGCTGATCCTGATCCAGCACAGCGGCTCGTTAAGGGCCTGTAATACCCGGGTTCCAAAAACCGTTTTTATTTCACCGGGTATTTCCTTTTCTTCTGCCGTATATTGGTGCACAAGGGGATCTTTAATGCTTACAAAAGACTCTTCATATAATTCATTTACCAGTTTTATATAACGGGTAGTGGCACTGGCTTCCTGCTGGATCAGCTGTGTGGCATACCAGTCAGGATTGTTATTGGGGCTTACATTATAGCCCTTGTGGATATTTAAAGGATGACCTGCCACCTTCCAACCGGTATTTTTAAGCTGGTTATAAAAAATGGCACGGTTCACCTCGCTCCGGTACTGAAAATAGAACTGGGTGTTATTCAGGTTCAGTTCCTTCTGATCAACCGCAATCCATAAAACTGAAGGCGCCAGCCACTGCTGCTCCTCTGCCATCCCCATCAGCTCCTTGGTAACACCCCCGGGATAGCGATAAATCTTGTTACCGGTTGCGGCAAACCGGACTTTGCATTTATTAATGATGAAGTTATCTGTCGGTGTAAAAAAAATATCGGTGGTCCTGGGCGCTTCATCTGTGCTGCTTCTCACATTCTGGGTAATGAAAAATTGCTCTTTCGTTGACAATACAGCAACATCTTCCAGGCTGTTTGCGTTTAAAATTGCGGATGCCAGCCTGGGGCCTGTCAGCACATCCGGGGCCAGCAGCTGTACAATGCGCTCCATTACCCGGTTACGGGAATGATAGATTTCATTGGACAAACGCTCCAGTTCCGCTGCGTTTGCAGACAAAAGCAACCCGACAAGCGGATCAAAACTGGAGGCCTCCTCTGTTTCCGCGTATCCCCATATCTTGGCTGCATTCTGCAGCATCCGGTTCCTTATATGTTCCCTGCTCTCGTTCATCCTCTCTGTTTAGTTGTAGGCTAACGGGCTTATAAAGAACCCGTCCCGATAGGTGATCGGTTCATTGGTTGCGCTAATAACAGCGGTAATAGTAAATTCAAGCTTCCGTTTCATGCTGGGATCTGCTGTTCCGGAAGGAGTTTCCTCCTGCTGAACGCTCATCTCTACTTTCACCTTTTCCAGTCGTTTCTCAAACCTGGTGATTGTTTTACCAATCGATATTAATATTTTCTCCTTTTGCTTATTCCGGTATGAAACATTATCAAAATCTTCATCCCATAATTTGTTGCCAAACTGCTCATCACTTAACAATTCCCCGAAAGAAGTGGTAAGCATTAAATGCAGATGGTGCGCTATAGAATCTTTTAGTGAGCATTTCCGGACCTCTTTCCGGCTCACAATATTTTCCAGCTCCAGAGGTAATTTATAATATGGATTCAACATGCCTGACACTTTGTATTTTGATTCAGATATTGCGATTTGCCAGGCTCAAAAGATATTTTCTTGATAGGTAAACACGCGGTAGAGTTTAGGCTCCCCTACGGCAAATATGATTTTTTTTGAGGGATTTTCCCAGTTTTGCCGTAGTTTTTTAAAAAAATTACCATTTTACAGGTACTTCTTTTATCTACTGAATTTTAAAGAACTATTGCTGAAGATCTGCCGCATTTATCCACCCGGCAACCTGATAGTTGGGATCCGCAATACTATGAAAAACAGCATAATAATAGTTTTTATACTTTTTTGAAACACTTACTTTGTTTCCGGCTGTCACATATTTATTGGTTTTGATGAGCTTCTGTGGATCCTCATAAAAAAATGCTTTGGGAGCCGATACGATCATTACTTTACTGGCAAGTGTAACCGCGCCATCGGGACCGGTAGCTATTTTGTCCTTTGCCGGCGGCGCTTTAATCATCCAAACCACCGAACCTGCAATCAGTAAAAGACAAAGGGCAATCAGCGGCCAGTTATTCTTTTGGGAAGCTGCTGCAGGCTTTTGCTGCTTTATCGTTTTAAAATTTTTTTCAGCTCTCAGGTATTCCTGTTTGGCTGTAATATAAGCAGGCACCTGCTCTTTTATTGCAGCCATTTCCGCATCCTGATCTGTTGTTTCCTCAACAATGGGGGCCGGTTCTGCTGCTGCCTCTTCAAAAGCAGGCGCGTTTTCAGAAGGTTCCTCTTCTGCTTCGGGCCGGAATGGTTCCTTTGCAGGCTCCGGCTCTGCTGCTGAAGCCGTAGAGGCCGGTTCAGGGGGCGGCGGTGTTGCTGTTTCCTGGAAGGTTCTTTTTGCTGCCCGCTTGTGCTCATCATATACCTGGTCATATTCTGCGCGCAACTGAGGGTCACTCAATACTTCAAAAGCTTCAATGATCTTCTTTGACCAGTCTTCAAAATAAGTGTCCCCAACGTTTTTGTCGGGATGAAATTTCAGGATCAGTTTACGGTAAGCCGTTTTTATCTGCTCATCAGTTGCAGACCGGGGCACACCAAGCGTTTCGTAAAAATTTTTTAATGTTCCTGCCATTTTTTAGATGTCTTTCCAACCGTCTACCTTGTTATTAAGGAGTA
This window encodes:
- a CDS encoding J domain-containing protein — its product is MAGTLKNFYETLGVPRSATDEQIKTAYRKLILKFHPDKNVGDTYFEDWSKKIIEAFEVLSDPQLRAEYDQVYDEHKRAAKRTFQETATPPPPEPASTASAAEPEPAKEPFRPEAEEEPSENAPAFEEAAAEPAPIVEETTDQDAEMAAIKEQVPAYITAKQEYLRAEKNFKTIKQQKPAAASQKNNWPLIALCLLLIAGSVVWMIKAPPAKDKIATGPDGAVTLASKVMIVSAPKAFFYEDPQKLIKTNKYVTAGNKVSVSKKYKNYYYAVFHSIADPNYQVAGWINAADLQQ
- a CDS encoding type VI secretion system baseplate subunit TssF, translating into MNESREHIRNRMLQNAAKIWGYAETEEASSFDPLVGLLLSANAAELERLSNEIYHSRNRVMERIVQLLAPDVLTGPRLASAILNANSLEDVAVLSTKEQFFITQNVRSSTDEAPRTTDIFFTPTDNFIINKCKVRFAATGNKIYRYPGGVTKELMGMAEEQQWLAPSVLWIAVDQKELNLNNTQFYFQYRSEVNRAIFYNQLKNTGWKVAGHPLNIHKGYNVSPNNNPDWYATQLIQQEASATTRYIKLVNELYEESFVSIKDPLVHQYTAEEKEIPGEIKTVFGTRVLQALNEPLCWIRISFPENITSTMLEDVSVFSNCFPVVNRRLHEITYRVQEMINVIPLLTGDDQFYDLGEITDETGRFLHTRQNTEEDAGKMSILLRNGGAGRFDERDATVVIENLVQLLRDESAAFSKLGKDLISQEIKTLQQSITKIEQLVGENTGNQSAYTPYLMIRNQKQTHSRFLYIEYWSTNGYAANGLRPGTRLQPYKTGSVNHSSVFLLTNTQNGKNRLSQTDSVVAYKYALLSKDRVMSRNDIILYCKLFLGNMVQEVKVEKGFMVSPETTKGFMKTIDVTVALRRKEFIEAQEKGEIAQWEKELAAQLTERSMAFIPYRVFIKEAPGF
- a CDS encoding GPW/gp25 family protein; translation: MLNPYYKLPLELENIVSRKEVRKCSLKDSIAHHLHLMLTTSFGELLSDEQFGNKLWDEDFDNVSYRNKQKEKILISIGKTITRFEKRLEKVKVEMSVQQEETPSGTADPSMKRKLEFTITAVISATNEPITYRDGFFISPLAYN